Proteins from a genomic interval of Zingiber officinale cultivar Zhangliang chromosome 2A, Zo_v1.1, whole genome shotgun sequence:
- the LOC122041605 gene encoding hydrophobic protein LTI6B-like yields the protein MGAATCIDILIAIILPPLGVFLKFGCKVEFWLCLLLTLFGYIPGIIYAIYAITK from the exons ATGGGGGCTGCCACTTGCATAGATATACTGATCGCCATCATCCTTCCTCCTCTTGGGGTCTTCCTAAAGTTTGGCTGCAAG GTGGAATTTTGGCTTTGCCTTTTGCTGACACTGTTTGGCTACATCCCGGGGATCATCTATGCAATCTATGCCATCACCAAATGA
- the LOC122041604 gene encoding probable transcription factor At5g28040, with the protein MSHVEAELQHAVSEDEDFDDDESDSEDGDDGAEGGDALANQPQKSPPADEPNASAMPVDAPDPIRSVDPTVAPRNGAIPIQVVSFPAVTSDAALFTASTSVPVPVSTADFSRPLTVVTYDESRRLFQRLWTDEEEIKILQGFLQFTSKRGTTFASHQYDTGPFYEEIKKELRFDFTKNQLIEKLRRLKKKYRNCVSRMRSAGKDFAFRSVHERAIYDIARNIWSVNAKRTQESDDEDLNNPNNTVSNEIYTVPINQGSFGYDSMTRSRKRRRGRTLEEEAGTAVAPVVGAVADNATPVNPVAASVVSSAATPTPSAIEATVKSCLSPLFKELINSSIGGPFSPGFGGTLPLNLLPMSLGGSSLVGSGAPVDDQWRRQQILELEVYLKRIELVTDHVKSMLEELKSVSS; encoded by the coding sequence ATGTCCCACGTCGAAGCAGAGCTGCAACACGCCGTCTCCGAAGACGAAGATTTCGACGACGACGAGAGCGACAGCGAAGACGGCGACGATGGTGCCGAAGGCGGGGACGCTCTTGCGAACCAGCCTCAGAAATCTCCTCCTGCAGATGAACCCAACGCCTCTGCGATGCCCGTTGACGCTCCAGACCCTATTCGTAGTGTCGATCCTACCGTTGCTCCCCGTAACGGTGCGATACCTATCCAAGTTGTCTCCTTCCCCGCCGTAACCTCCGATGCTGCCTTGTTTACGGCCTCGACATCTGTCCCCGTCCCCGTCTCCACGGCCGACTTCAGCAGGCCTCTAACGGTCGTTACCTACGATGAGTCCCGCCGGCTTTTTCAGCGGCTTTGGACCGACGAGGAGGAGATCAAAATCCTGCAGGGTTTCCTCCAGTTCACCTCCAAGCGGGGAACCACGTTTGCGTCTCACCAGTATGATACGGGTCCCTTCTACGAGGAGATCAAGAAGGAGCTCCGTTTCGATTTCACCAAGAACCAGCTTATCGAGAAACTTCGCCGGCTGAAGAAGAAATACCGGAATTGCGTCAGCCGGATGCGATCCGCAGGGAAAGACTTCGCCTTTAGAAGTGTTCATGAGCGGGCAATCTATGATATCGCCCGCAACATCTGGAGTGTCAACGCAAAGAGGACGCAAGAGAGCGATGACGAAGACCTTAATAATCCTAATAACACCGTTTCCAATGAGATATATACGGTTCCCATCAATCAGGGCTCTTTCGGTTATGATAGTATGACGAGATCCAGAAAGCGCAGGAGAGGGAGAACGCTAGAAGAAGAAGCTGGGACTGCTGTGGCACCAGTAGTGGGAGCCGTCGCAGACAATGCCACTCCAGTAAACCCGGTAGCTGCATCCGTGGTTTCATCAGCTGCTACGCCGACTCCGAGCGCCATTGAGGCGACTGTGAAAAGTTGTCTTTCACCATTGTTTAAGGAGCTGATCAATTCTTCCATTGGAGGACCATTTTCTCCAGGTTTTGGTGGGACATTGCCATTGAACCTGCTGCCCATGAGCCTTGGAGGTAGTTCTTTGGTGGGCTCAGGGGCGCCTGTGGATGACCAATGGCGAAGGCAGCAGATTCTGGAGCTGGAGGTTTACTTGAAGCGGATTGAGCTCGTAACAGACCATGTCAAATCAATGTTGGAGGAGCTCAAGTCTGTATCCAGCTGA
- the LOC122041606 gene encoding ABC transporter B family member 4-like isoform X2 codes for MEANTGEAVAKMSGGTFLIQDAMGEKAGKFVQLLSSFIGGFIIAFIQGWQLTLVMLSTIPPMVLAAAIMATLLTKMAAHGQTAYSEAAATVEQTISSIRTIASFTGEEHAIKKYNRSLSGAYRASILEGLFAGIGLGATFAILFFGYGLGIWYGSELILKHNYTGGAVFNVILAVITGAMSLGQASPCTSAFAAGQVAAFKMFETIKRKPEIDAYDTTGTTLDDIKGNIELKDVYFSYPARPDDPVLNGLSLFIQSGTSVALVGESGSGKSTIISLIERFYDPQAGEILIDGINLKDFQLRWIRGKIGLVSQEPVLFASSIRENIAYGKDGATVDEIKAAVELANASKFIEQLPQGLDTLVGDDGIQLSGGQKQRVAIARAILKDPKILLLDEATSALDAESEFILQEALTHAMQNRTTVIVAHRLTTVRNANMITVVHKGLIIEKGTHDELIRIPYGAYNQLVRFQQVKQDADQHTPLDQVKSYASVDQQLIQYTSSQLSTSRRENQHASSESFRLPSGKLDISMEISLPEGPSENLEVPLHRLAYLNKPELPILLIGSLAAIVSGVLLPIFAVILSRVVHTLFEPPSKLHKDSKFWSLMLTFLGLVTLISIPIRAFLFAIAGSKLIKRIRSMSFDKIVHMEIEWFDKPENSTGAIGARLFVDAAAVRNLVGDTLALLVQNVSTLVAGLAIALLACWQLALLVLALVPLIGLNGWIQLKFMKGLTQDAKVMFEGVSQVATDAIRSIRTIASFTAEEKVMEIYRRKYKGPMSNTIKQGLIGGVSFGLSNTLLFCVYATAFYAGAMLIKDGKTTFSDVFCVIFALNFAAIGITQYSSLAPDSAKAKTATASVFAILDRKSKIDSSDDSGTTLDLVEGNIVFDHVGFRYPSRPDVEIFRDLCFNIQSGKTVAIVGESGSGKSTVLSLLQRFYDLNSGHILLDGVDIRNLQIRWLRQQMGLVSQEPVLFHNTIRANIAYGKEDATESEILAASELSSAHQFISGLHQGYDTSVGEQGTQLSGGQKQRLAIARVIIKHPRILLFDEPTSALDSESEHIVQDALERVIVNCTTIIVAHRLSTIKGADTIVVLKNGAVIEMGKHEDLINVKDGAYASLVAFQSG; via the exons ATGGAGGCAAACACAGGAGAAGCCGTGGCAAAGATGTCAGGTGGCACATTTCTCATTCAAGACGCCATGGGTGAAAAG GCTGGAAAGTTTGTCCAGTTGCTGTCATCATTCATTGGAGGGTTTATTATAGCATTCATTCAAGGATGGCAACTTACACTAGTTATGCTGTCCACCATTCCTCCTATGGTTCTTGCAGCTGCAATCATGGCTACTCTCTTGACCAAGATGGCAGCTCATGGACAGACAGCTTATTCAGAAGCAGCTGCAACTGTTGAACAAACAATCAGCTCAATTAGGACT aTTGCCTCTTTTACTGGAGAGGAACATGCTATAAAGAAATACAATAGAAGTCTGAGTGGTGCTTACAGGGCCAGTATTTTGGAAGGCTTGTTTGCAGGAATTGGCTTGGGTGCAACTTTTGCTATTCTTTTCTTCGGTTATGGTTTAGGAATATGGTACGGGTCTGAGTTAATATTGAAGCACAACTATACTGGAGGAGCTGTTTTCAATGTAATTCTTGCAGTCATTACAGGCGCCAT GTCTTTAGGGCAAGCCTCGCCATGTACAAGCGCTTTTGCAGCAGGACAAGTAGCAGCATTCAAGATGTTTGAGACAATCAAAAGGAAGCCTGAGATAGATGCATATGATACCACTGGAACCACATTGGATGACATTAAAGGAAATATTGAATTAAAGGATGTCTACTTTAGCTATCCAGCTAGACCTGATGATCCAGTACTAAATGGATTGTCTTTATTCATTCAAAGCGGAACTTCTGTTGCTTTAGTTGGAGAAAGTGGAAGTGGAAAGTCAACCATAATCAGTCTAATAGAAAGATTTTATGATCCACAAGCTGGTGAAATTCTTATAGATGGAATCAATCTCAAGGATTTTCAGTTGAGATGGATAAGAGGGAAAATTGGACTTGTTAGCCAGGAACCAGTTCTCTTTGCATCTAGCATTCGGGAAAATATTGCTTATGGCAAGGATGGTGCGACTGTTGATGAAATTAAAGCTGCTGTTGAGCTAGCCAATGCTTCCAAATTTATCGAACAACTACCTCag GGTCTTGACACCTTGGTTGGAGATGATGGAATTCAACTCTCTGGCGGACAGAAACAAAGAGTTGCAATAGCTAGAGCTATTCTTAAGGACCCAAAAATATTATTACTAGATGAAGCCACCAGTGCTCTTGATGCAGAATCTGAATTTATCTTGCAGGAAGCGCTTACTCATGCCATGCAAAATAGAACCACTGTCATTGTTGCTCATCGATTGACCACAGTGAGGAATGCCAACATGATCACTGTAGTTCATAAAGGGTTAATAATAGAAAAAG gTACACATGATGAGCTCATTCGGATTCCATACGGAGCTTATAACCAACTTGTAAGGTTCCAACAAGTGAAGCAAGATGCTGATCAGCATACCCCACTTGACCAGGTGAAGTCATATGCTAGTGTTGACCAACAGTTGATTCAATATACATCATCCCAGCTGTCAACCAGTAGACGTGAAAATCAGCATGCATCATCAGAATCCTTTAGGTTGCCCTCTGGAAAACTAGATATTTCCATGGAGATCTCCCTTCCTGAAGGGCCATCAGAGAATCTTGAAGTACCACTTCACCGCCTTGCttatcttaataaaccagagctTCCCATTCTACTGATAGGTTCACTTGCTGCCATAGTTAGTGGTGTTCTACTGCCCATTTTTGCAGTTATCTTGTCAAGAGTAGTGCATACCTTGTTTGAGCCACCAAGTAAGCTTCACAAGGATTCCAAATTTTGGTCATTGATGTTAACTTTTCTTGGCTTGGTAACCTTGATATCAATTCCAATTAGAGCTTTCTTGTTTGCTATTGCTGGGTCCAAGTTAATAAAAAGAATCAGATCAATGTCCTTTGACAAGATTGTTCACATGGAGATTGAGTGGTTCGACAAGCCTGAAAACTCTACTGGAGCAATTGGTGCAAGACTTTTTGTAGATGCAGCAGCAGTGAGGAATCTTGTTGGTGATACTCTGGCACTTTTGGTTCAGAATGTTTCCACCTTGGTTGCTGGTTTGGCGATTGCTTTATTGGCATGTTGGCAGTTGGCTCTTTTAGTCCTAGCTTTGGTGCCTTTGATAGGCCTTAATGGATGGATTCAGTTAAAGTTCATGAAGGGATTGACTCAAGATGCAAAG GTGATGTTTGAGGGAGTAAGTCAGGTTGCTACTGATGCAATTAGAAGTATCAGAACAATTGCTTCTTTCACAGCTGAAGAGAAGGTGATGGAAATTTATCGGAGGAAATATAAAGGTCCTATGAGTAATACGATAAAGCAAGGATTGATTGGTGGAGTAAGTTTTGGTCTCTCCAACACTTTATTGTTCTGTGTATATGCAACTGCTTTCTATGCTGGAGCCATGCTCATAAAGGATGGCAAGACCACATTTTCAGATGTTTTTTGT GTCATCTTTGCTCTGAATTTTGCTGCGATAGGAATTACACAGTATAGTTCGCTCGCACCCGACTCTGCAAAAGCAAAAACTGCTACAGCTTCCGTGTTTGCCATACTTGACCGGAAGTCCAAGATTGATTCCAGTGATGATTCTGGTACAACGTTAGACTTAGTAGAGGGAAATATTGTTTTTGATCATGTCGGCTTCAGGTACCCCTCTAGGCCAGACGTCGAGATCTTTCGTGATCTATGCTTTAATATTCAATCAGGAAAG ACGGTTGCTATCGTCGGTGAAAGTGGAAGCGGGAAATCAACTGTGCTATCGCTGCTCCAAAGATTTTATGACCTTAATTCTGGTCATATACTGCTAGATGGTGTTGACATACGAAACCTACAGATCAGGTGGTTGAGGCAGCAAATGGGTCTAGTTAGTCAAGAGCCTGTACTGTTCCACAATACGATTCGAGCCAACATTGCATATGGAAAAGAAGATGCCACTGAATCAGAGATATTGGCAGCTTCAGAGTTGTCTAGCGCGCACCAGTTCATAAGCGGGTTGCATCAG GGCTATGACACTTCGGTTGGCGAACAAGGTACCCAATTATCGGGTGGGCAGAAACAACGGCTGGCTATTGCACGCGTGATCATAAAGCATCCAAGGATCTTGCTGTTCGACGAGCCTACCAGCGCCCTTGATTCGGAGTCTGAACATATAGTGCAAGACGCACTTGAGAGAGTGATAGTCAACTGCACGACTATCATCGTTGCGCACCGATTGTCCACCATTAAAGGTGCCGATACGATTGTGGTGCTCAAGAACGGAGCGGTGATAGAGATGGGCAAGCATGAGGATTTGATCAATGTAAAGGATGGGGCTTATGCATCACTCGTAGCATTTCAGTCAGGCTAA
- the LOC122041606 gene encoding ABC transporter B family member 11-like isoform X1, whose translation MKVSSLNDVTPDEQEVINDFQSESKLQESKKRSDSIPYYKLYSLADRTDYFLLIMGTISAILNGISLPMSTVFFGDMVNAFGTNINIRNIAHAVSKVSLKFVYLGLATGIASLLQVACWTITGERQAARIRNLYLKAILGQDIGFFDMEANTGEAVAKMSGGTFLIQDAMGEKAGKFVQLLSSFIGGFIIAFIQGWQLTLVMLSTIPPMVLAAAIMATLLTKMAAHGQTAYSEAAATVEQTISSIRTIASFTGEEHAIKKYNRSLSGAYRASILEGLFAGIGLGATFAILFFGYGLGIWYGSELILKHNYTGGAVFNVILAVITGAMSLGQASPCTSAFAAGQVAAFKMFETIKRKPEIDAYDTTGTTLDDIKGNIELKDVYFSYPARPDDPVLNGLSLFIQSGTSVALVGESGSGKSTIISLIERFYDPQAGEILIDGINLKDFQLRWIRGKIGLVSQEPVLFASSIRENIAYGKDGATVDEIKAAVELANASKFIEQLPQGLDTLVGDDGIQLSGGQKQRVAIARAILKDPKILLLDEATSALDAESEFILQEALTHAMQNRTTVIVAHRLTTVRNANMITVVHKGLIIEKGTHDELIRIPYGAYNQLVRFQQVKQDADQHTPLDQVKSYASVDQQLIQYTSSQLSTSRRENQHASSESFRLPSGKLDISMEISLPEGPSENLEVPLHRLAYLNKPELPILLIGSLAAIVSGVLLPIFAVILSRVVHTLFEPPSKLHKDSKFWSLMLTFLGLVTLISIPIRAFLFAIAGSKLIKRIRSMSFDKIVHMEIEWFDKPENSTGAIGARLFVDAAAVRNLVGDTLALLVQNVSTLVAGLAIALLACWQLALLVLALVPLIGLNGWIQLKFMKGLTQDAKVMFEGVSQVATDAIRSIRTIASFTAEEKVMEIYRRKYKGPMSNTIKQGLIGGVSFGLSNTLLFCVYATAFYAGAMLIKDGKTTFSDVFCVIFALNFAAIGITQYSSLAPDSAKAKTATASVFAILDRKSKIDSSDDSGTTLDLVEGNIVFDHVGFRYPSRPDVEIFRDLCFNIQSGKTVAIVGESGSGKSTVLSLLQRFYDLNSGHILLDGVDIRNLQIRWLRQQMGLVSQEPVLFHNTIRANIAYGKEDATESEILAASELSSAHQFISGLHQGYDTSVGEQGTQLSGGQKQRLAIARVIIKHPRILLFDEPTSALDSESEHIVQDALERVIVNCTTIIVAHRLSTIKGADTIVVLKNGAVIEMGKHEDLINVKDGAYASLVAFQSG comes from the exons ATGAAAGTTTCAAGCTTGAATGATGTGACTCCCGATGAACAAGAAGTCATCAATGATTTCCAGAGTGAAAGTAAACTGCAAGAGTCAAAGAAGAGGAGTGACAGCATACCATATTACAAGCTTTACTCCTTGGCTGATAGAACAGACTATTTTTTACTGATTATGGGCACAATATCAGCTATCTTGAATGGCATCTCCCTACCTATGTCAACAGTGTTTTTTGGAGATATGGTTAATGCTTTCGGGACGAACATAAATATAAGAAACATTGCTCATGCAGTTTCCAAG GTCTCTCTCAAGTTTGTATATTTAGGCTTGGCAACTGGCATAGCATCATTACTTC AGGTGGCTTGCTGGACGATCACTGGGGAAAGACAAGCTGCAAGGATTAGAAATCTCTACTTGAAAGCCATACTTGGACAAGATATTGGATTCTTTGACATGGAGGCAAACACAGGAGAAGCCGTGGCAAAGATGTCAGGTGGCACATTTCTCATTCAAGACGCCATGGGTGAAAAG GCTGGAAAGTTTGTCCAGTTGCTGTCATCATTCATTGGAGGGTTTATTATAGCATTCATTCAAGGATGGCAACTTACACTAGTTATGCTGTCCACCATTCCTCCTATGGTTCTTGCAGCTGCAATCATGGCTACTCTCTTGACCAAGATGGCAGCTCATGGACAGACAGCTTATTCAGAAGCAGCTGCAACTGTTGAACAAACAATCAGCTCAATTAGGACT aTTGCCTCTTTTACTGGAGAGGAACATGCTATAAAGAAATACAATAGAAGTCTGAGTGGTGCTTACAGGGCCAGTATTTTGGAAGGCTTGTTTGCAGGAATTGGCTTGGGTGCAACTTTTGCTATTCTTTTCTTCGGTTATGGTTTAGGAATATGGTACGGGTCTGAGTTAATATTGAAGCACAACTATACTGGAGGAGCTGTTTTCAATGTAATTCTTGCAGTCATTACAGGCGCCAT GTCTTTAGGGCAAGCCTCGCCATGTACAAGCGCTTTTGCAGCAGGACAAGTAGCAGCATTCAAGATGTTTGAGACAATCAAAAGGAAGCCTGAGATAGATGCATATGATACCACTGGAACCACATTGGATGACATTAAAGGAAATATTGAATTAAAGGATGTCTACTTTAGCTATCCAGCTAGACCTGATGATCCAGTACTAAATGGATTGTCTTTATTCATTCAAAGCGGAACTTCTGTTGCTTTAGTTGGAGAAAGTGGAAGTGGAAAGTCAACCATAATCAGTCTAATAGAAAGATTTTATGATCCACAAGCTGGTGAAATTCTTATAGATGGAATCAATCTCAAGGATTTTCAGTTGAGATGGATAAGAGGGAAAATTGGACTTGTTAGCCAGGAACCAGTTCTCTTTGCATCTAGCATTCGGGAAAATATTGCTTATGGCAAGGATGGTGCGACTGTTGATGAAATTAAAGCTGCTGTTGAGCTAGCCAATGCTTCCAAATTTATCGAACAACTACCTCag GGTCTTGACACCTTGGTTGGAGATGATGGAATTCAACTCTCTGGCGGACAGAAACAAAGAGTTGCAATAGCTAGAGCTATTCTTAAGGACCCAAAAATATTATTACTAGATGAAGCCACCAGTGCTCTTGATGCAGAATCTGAATTTATCTTGCAGGAAGCGCTTACTCATGCCATGCAAAATAGAACCACTGTCATTGTTGCTCATCGATTGACCACAGTGAGGAATGCCAACATGATCACTGTAGTTCATAAAGGGTTAATAATAGAAAAAG gTACACATGATGAGCTCATTCGGATTCCATACGGAGCTTATAACCAACTTGTAAGGTTCCAACAAGTGAAGCAAGATGCTGATCAGCATACCCCACTTGACCAGGTGAAGTCATATGCTAGTGTTGACCAACAGTTGATTCAATATACATCATCCCAGCTGTCAACCAGTAGACGTGAAAATCAGCATGCATCATCAGAATCCTTTAGGTTGCCCTCTGGAAAACTAGATATTTCCATGGAGATCTCCCTTCCTGAAGGGCCATCAGAGAATCTTGAAGTACCACTTCACCGCCTTGCttatcttaataaaccagagctTCCCATTCTACTGATAGGTTCACTTGCTGCCATAGTTAGTGGTGTTCTACTGCCCATTTTTGCAGTTATCTTGTCAAGAGTAGTGCATACCTTGTTTGAGCCACCAAGTAAGCTTCACAAGGATTCCAAATTTTGGTCATTGATGTTAACTTTTCTTGGCTTGGTAACCTTGATATCAATTCCAATTAGAGCTTTCTTGTTTGCTATTGCTGGGTCCAAGTTAATAAAAAGAATCAGATCAATGTCCTTTGACAAGATTGTTCACATGGAGATTGAGTGGTTCGACAAGCCTGAAAACTCTACTGGAGCAATTGGTGCAAGACTTTTTGTAGATGCAGCAGCAGTGAGGAATCTTGTTGGTGATACTCTGGCACTTTTGGTTCAGAATGTTTCCACCTTGGTTGCTGGTTTGGCGATTGCTTTATTGGCATGTTGGCAGTTGGCTCTTTTAGTCCTAGCTTTGGTGCCTTTGATAGGCCTTAATGGATGGATTCAGTTAAAGTTCATGAAGGGATTGACTCAAGATGCAAAG GTGATGTTTGAGGGAGTAAGTCAGGTTGCTACTGATGCAATTAGAAGTATCAGAACAATTGCTTCTTTCACAGCTGAAGAGAAGGTGATGGAAATTTATCGGAGGAAATATAAAGGTCCTATGAGTAATACGATAAAGCAAGGATTGATTGGTGGAGTAAGTTTTGGTCTCTCCAACACTTTATTGTTCTGTGTATATGCAACTGCTTTCTATGCTGGAGCCATGCTCATAAAGGATGGCAAGACCACATTTTCAGATGTTTTTTGT GTCATCTTTGCTCTGAATTTTGCTGCGATAGGAATTACACAGTATAGTTCGCTCGCACCCGACTCTGCAAAAGCAAAAACTGCTACAGCTTCCGTGTTTGCCATACTTGACCGGAAGTCCAAGATTGATTCCAGTGATGATTCTGGTACAACGTTAGACTTAGTAGAGGGAAATATTGTTTTTGATCATGTCGGCTTCAGGTACCCCTCTAGGCCAGACGTCGAGATCTTTCGTGATCTATGCTTTAATATTCAATCAGGAAAG ACGGTTGCTATCGTCGGTGAAAGTGGAAGCGGGAAATCAACTGTGCTATCGCTGCTCCAAAGATTTTATGACCTTAATTCTGGTCATATACTGCTAGATGGTGTTGACATACGAAACCTACAGATCAGGTGGTTGAGGCAGCAAATGGGTCTAGTTAGTCAAGAGCCTGTACTGTTCCACAATACGATTCGAGCCAACATTGCATATGGAAAAGAAGATGCCACTGAATCAGAGATATTGGCAGCTTCAGAGTTGTCTAGCGCGCACCAGTTCATAAGCGGGTTGCATCAG GGCTATGACACTTCGGTTGGCGAACAAGGTACCCAATTATCGGGTGGGCAGAAACAACGGCTGGCTATTGCACGCGTGATCATAAAGCATCCAAGGATCTTGCTGTTCGACGAGCCTACCAGCGCCCTTGATTCGGAGTCTGAACATATAGTGCAAGACGCACTTGAGAGAGTGATAGTCAACTGCACGACTATCATCGTTGCGCACCGATTGTCCACCATTAAAGGTGCCGATACGATTGTGGTGCTCAAGAACGGAGCGGTGATAGAGATGGGCAAGCATGAGGATTTGATCAATGTAAAGGATGGGGCTTATGCATCACTCGTAGCATTTCAGTCAGGCTAA
- the LOC122043818 gene encoding EEF1A lysine methyltransferase 4-like codes for MDIGHSDGQLGFVCRKYAQEPLILAVNYPALGEDLVDDGYQDVVNIDISSVLIETMQAKYAHKSVLKYIKMDVRDMSPFESGSFDAVIDKGTLDTFMCGEDDITAATQLLKEVERVLKDKGAYILITFDSPNNRLDLLRSVELWNIKLHLLERAAKSSRRKRWELSAPRPLDRDGSWATEALGSHLDVFYTYVCIKDESLSANQATDSEIPNDP; via the exons ATGGATATAGGCCACAGTGATGGGCAATTGGGATTTGTTTGTCGTAAGTACGCTCAAGAACCCTTGATTTTAGCTGTTAATTATCCAG CACTTGGTGAGGACCTGGTTGATGATGGTTACCAAGACGTTGTCAACATTGATATATCATCTGTGCTGATAGAAACTATGCAGGCGAAATATGCTCATAAATCAGTACTCAAGT ATATCAAAATGGATGTACGAGATATGAGTCCTTTCGAGTCTGGTTCATTCGATGCTGTTATTGATAAAG GAACTCTTGATACTTTCATG TGTGGAGAGGATGATATTACTGCTGCAACTCAGCTGTTGAAGGAGGTTGAAAG GGTCCTCAAGGATAAAGGAGCATATATTCTG ATCACTTTTGATAGTCCAAACAATCGATTGGATTTGTTAAGGAGCGTTGAACTATGGAATATAAAACTGCATTTGCTAG AGAGAGCGGCGAAGAGTTCAAGGCGGAAAAGGTGGGAACTGTCGGCTCCACGGCCATTAGACAGGGATGGTAGCTGGGCCACTGAAGCTCTAGGTTCTCACTTGGATGTCTTTTACACATATGTCTGCATCAAG GATGAATCCCTAAGTGCAAACCAAGCTACGGATTCTGAGATACCAAATGATCCCTGA
- the LOC122041608 gene encoding uncharacterized protein LOC122041608, with product MASRVLSGFARRTAARRLIPPSSRPEAIGNRSVGLPSAKESALGSLANSSFKDILNAEEKIAKFSRWQLVNRNPAGQPNIYKRNPGIFPCLARTCASNYSTSEQKRSEESRKDISTIEDPFDAPTYNIPEKPVTFTEGASYSLVILAGLGVAGVAAYAVFKELIFEPKE from the exons ATGGCGTCTAGGGTTTTGTCAGGGTTTGCTCGACGCACCGCCGCGCGCCGGCTGATTCCGCCCTCCTCCCGGCCAGAGGCGATCGGAAACCGCTCCGTTGGCTTGCCTTCTGCAAAGGAATCGGCTCTGGGATCATTGGCGAATTCATCGTTCAAG GATATCCTAAATGCTGAAG AAAAAATTGCCAAATTCTCCAGATGGCAATTGGTCAACAGAAACCCTGCAGGTCAACCTAATATTTACAAAAGAAACCCTGGCATATTTCCATGTTTAGCGAGAACTTGTGCATCAAATTATTCTACATCGGAACAAAAGAGAAGTGAG GAGAGCAGAAAAGATATATCAACAATTGAAGATCCCTTTGATGCACCTACATACAACATTCCAGAAAAGCCAGTGACATTTACTGAGGGTGCCTCGTATAGTCTTGTAATACTTGCAGGATTGGGTGTTGCAGGCGTGGCTGCTTATGCTGTTTTTAAAGAGTTAATTTTTGAGCCTAAAGAGTAA
- the LOC122041610 gene encoding ATP-dependent Clp protease proteolytic subunit 5, chloroplastic-like, with amino-acid sequence MATAAAASSPAVFPLRSFARNGPSRDPRVSFNVSLIRSPRFTVSSRKQHRAVCCSWSSPEAGSCAPRKGIWSIRDDLVMPSTPYFLAEVQGGQGPPPAVQENFQSVVSQLFQHRIVRCGGQVDDDMATVLVAHLLYLDSVDPTKDIVMYINSPGGSVTAGMAIFDTMRHVRPDVSTVCVGLAASMGAFLLSAGTKGKRYSLPNARIMIHQPLGGAQGSQTDIEVQTNEMLHHKANLSGYLASHTGQSLEKIYQDTDRDYFMSAKEAKEYGLIDGVIMNPFKALPPLPSPEQ; translated from the exons ATGGCGACAGCGGCGGCGGCTTCTTCCCCAGCAGTCTTCCCTCTCCGATCCTTCGCCAGGAACGGCCCTTCCCGAGATCCTCGCGTCTCTTTCAACGTCTCCCTCATCCGTTCGCCTCGCTTTACCGTTTCTTCCAG GAAGCAACACAGGGCAGTTTGCTGCAGTTGGAGCTCTCCCGAGGCTGGCTCCTGCGCTCCCAGAAAAGGGATTTGGTCAATTag GGACGATCTGGTGATGCCGTCGACACCTTACTTCCTCGCGGAGGTGCAGGGAGGGCAAGGGCCGCCGCCTGCGGTGCAGGAGAACTTCCAGAGCGTCGTCAGTCAACTATTTCAACAT AGAATTGTTAGATGTGGTGGACAAGTGGACGACGACATGGCGACTGTTCTTGTGGCTCATCTTCTGTACCTCGATTCTGTGGATCCTACAAAG gATATTGTCATGTATATAAACTCTCCAGGAGGATCTGTTACAGCAG GGATGGCAATATTTGACACGATGAGGCATGTAAGGCCAGATGTTTCTACTGTTTGTGTCGGTCTGGCAGCAAG CATGGGTGCTTTCCTCCTGAGTGCAGGAACAAAGG GAAAAAGATACAGCTTACCAAATGCCAGGATTATGATCCATCAACCTCTTGGAGGAGCTCAAGGTTCACAAACAGATATCGAAGTCCAG ACAAACGAAATGCTTCATCACAAAGCGAATTTGAGTGGATACCTTGCATCTCATACGGGTCAAAGTCTAGAGAAGATCTACCAAGACACCGACCGGGACTACTTCATGAGCGCAAAAGAGGCTAAAGAATATGGGCTAATCGATGGTGTAATAATGAACCCTTTCAAAGCTCTGCCACCGTTGCCGAGCCCCGAGCAATGA